One window from the genome of Gambusia affinis linkage group LG14, SWU_Gaff_1.0, whole genome shotgun sequence encodes:
- the LOC122844093 gene encoding macrophage mannose receptor 1-like has product MRKTLLLVLTLSAGVYVLSTNLFREYHYVNSPKTWAEAQRYCRETYADLATVDSPEENDRLLPELQGSGQFAWIGLYDNTTGWKWTMGEDDFVGKNSFLPWQPNQPDNYGGKESCIVMNLTGGWRDEICNTERPFICFDEHGPSKYVVVSTFMFWEDAKNYCRSKYTDLVRVWNVSQNNEIHPLIERNHWIGLYRDLWANWSDHSPLTFTNWETGQPDNKGSTNMTSCAAVDTSTRTWWDVDCSEEHEFICQTLIPSSRRLELRFQSEADLTDPDAQQQILQQLHAKMEADGLTDFKLRWMERDGQIFHKEPKKKT; this is encoded by the exons ATGAGGAAGACACTGCTACTTGTTCTCACCTTGTCAG CGGGGGTTTATGTTCTGTCTACCAACTTGTTTCGTGAGTACCACTACGTGAACAGCCCCAAGACGTGGGCTGAAGCTCAGCGGTACTGCAGAGAGACGTACGCCGACCTGGCCACCGTGGACAGCCCAGAGGAAAATGACAGACTGCTCCCTGAACTGCAGGGATCCGGACAGTTTGCCTGGATCGGGCTTTACGACAACACAACAGGCTGGAAGTGGACAATGGGAGAAGATGACTTTGTCGGCAAAAACAGTTTCCTGCCTTGGCAACCAAATCAGCCTGATAACTATGGCGGCAAGGAGAGCTGCATAGTGATGAATTTAACTGGAGGTTGGCGGGATGAAATCTGCAACACAGAGCGCCCTTTTATCTGCTTTGATG AACACGGCCCTTCTAAATATGTTGTAGTGAGTACATTCATGTTTTGGGAAGATGCGAAGAACTACTGTCGCTCCAAATACACGGACCTGGTCAGAGTGTGGAACGTGTCTCAGAACAATGAAATACACCCACTCATTGAGAGGAACCACTGGATCGGCCTATACAGAGACCTGTGGGCTAACTGGTCTGACCACAGCCCACTGACCTTCACTAACTGGGAGACGGGCCAGCCCGACAACAAAGGCAGCACCAACATGACTTCCTGTGCTGCCGTGGATACGAGCACCAGAACGTGGTGGGATGTTGACTGTAGTGAAGAGCACGAGTTCATCTGTCAGACTCTGATTCCATCCAGTAGGAGGTTGGAGCTGCGCTTCCAGTCTGAGGCCGACCTGACCGACCCAGACGCCCAGCAGCAGATTTTACAGCAG CTGCATGCTAAAATGGAGGCTGATGGATTAACAGACTTCAAGCTTCGCTGGATGGAGAGGGATGGGCAAATTTTTCACAaagaaccaaagaaaaaaacatga
- the LOC122843489 gene encoding C-type mannose receptor 2-like codes for MFWEDAKNYCRSKYTDLVRVWNVSQNNEIHPLIERNHWIGLYRDLWANWSDHSPLTFTNWETGQPDNKGSTNMTSCAAVDTSTRTWWDVDCSEEHEFICQTLIPSSRRLELRFQSEADLTDPDAQQQILQQLHAKLETDGLTDFKLRWIEKDGQNFHKDTKKKT; via the exons ATGTTTTGGGAAGATGCGAAGAACTACTGTCGCTCCAAATACACGGACCTGGTCAGAGTGTGGAACGTGTCTCAGAACAATGAAATACACCCACTCATTGAGAGGAACCACTGGATCGGCCTATACAGAGACCTGTGGGCTAACTGGTCTGACCACAGCCCACTGACCTTCACTAACTGGGAGACGGGCCAGCCCGACAACAAAGGCAGCACCAACATGACTTCCTGTGCTGCCGTGGATACGAGCACCAGAACGTGGTGGGATGTTGACTGTAGTGAAGAGCACGAGTTCATCTGTCAGACTCTGATTCCATCCAGTAGGAGGTTGGAGCTGCGCTTCCAGTCTGAGGCCGACCTGACCGACCCAGACGCCCAGCAGCAGATTTTACAGCAG CTCCATGCTAAACTGGAGACTGATGGACTGACAGACTTCAAGCTCCGCTGGATTGAGAAAGACGGGCAGAACTTTCACaaggacacaaagaaaaaaacataa